A stretch of Telopea speciosissima isolate NSW1024214 ecotype Mountain lineage chromosome 11, Tspe_v1, whole genome shotgun sequence DNA encodes these proteins:
- the LOC122645691 gene encoding pentatricopeptide repeat-containing protein At1g08070, chloroplastic-like, protein MSLMLRLHYSAQNSLRCKTLQSFLSNSLNPPWITLHCNYYYSFSLSLLEESQNTRQLNQILSQVITSGRFTDPFISSKLLLSLSSSDLNSARILFSQILNPNIFAWNFMFRAYGCRSLPLESIFLYNLMRKNDVLPDNYTFPFILKACSRIQFLEKGVEIHGLSLKLGFEFDVFVQNSLISMYSACGVIEIARRVFDLVPVWVRDLVSWNSMISGYLQRNFCGKALELFGEMIGASSERPNELTTASAITACARIGDLDLGRRVHGFVTVNRFVLDVFLGSSLIDMYAKCGRIEDARNVFDRLPDRNVVCWTSMIAGYTQLGLFKEAIQLFKVMQIENVMADEVTIACVASACGHLGALNQGKWVHAYCERNRIKMNLTVKNSLIDLYAKSGDINKALEIFHKLIQRDVFSWSVMISGLAMNGKSDEALDLFSDMLLSSDVGPNDVTFLGVLSACSHGGLVEKGIYYFNLMTKTYNLTPRIEHYGCMVDLLGRANLLAEAENLIRAMPIEPDAVIWRSLLFSCKINGNIELAEIAAGQILELEPRKCGAHILLSNTYAAASRWSDVKRVRKSMNVHGIHKQPGCSFVEINGLIHEFFVADCRHPQTDIIHETIIAMHQLLQSEGYVLDTFDFLTKSWMEVD, encoded by the coding sequence ATGAGTTTGATGCTCCGCTTACATTATTCTGCTCAGAACTCTCTTAGATGTAAAACCCTCCAATCCTTCCTCTCCAACAGTTTAAACCCTCCATGGATCACTCTCCATTGCAATTACTACtattctttctctctatctctcttggAAGAGTCCCAAAACACCCGTCAATTAAATCAAATCCTCTCTCAGGTCATCACCAGCGGCCGCTTCACAGACCCTTTTATATCAAGTAAGCTACTtttatctctctcatcttctgATCTCAACTCTGCTCGCATCCTTTTCTCCCAAATCTTAAACCCCAATATTTTCGCCTGGAATTTCATGTTCAGAGCTTACGGTTGTCGCTCCTTGCCTTTGGAATCGATCTTTCTTTACAATTTAATGCGAAAGAATGATGTTTTACCAGATAACTATACTTTCCCTTTCATCCTTAAAGCTTGTAGCCGAATCCAATTCCTCGAGAAGGGTGTAGAAATTCATGGGTTGAGTCTGAAATTGGGATTTGAGTTTGATGTCTTTGTGCAGAATTCTCTTATTTCGATGTATTCAGCTTGTGGTGTGATTGAAATCGCACGTAGGGTATTTGATTTGGTTCCTGTTTGGGTCCGAGACTTGGTGTCTTGGAATAGTATGATTTCAGGGTATTTGCAGAGGAATTTTTGTGGGAAAGCATTGGAATTGTTTGGTGAAATGATTGGTGCTAGTTCAGAGAGGCCGAATGAGTTAACTACTGCTAGTGCCATAACGGCTTGTGCAAGGATTGGGGACCTGGATTTGGGTAGGAGGGTTCATGGATTTGTTACGGTTAATAGATTTGTTCTGgatgtttttttgggttcatcattGATTGATATGTATGCAAAATGTGGCCGCATAGAGGATGCTCGGAATGTGTTTGATAGATTGCCGGATAGAAATGTGGTTTGTTGGACGTCTATGATTGCAGGTTATACGCAGTTGGGCTTGTTTAAGGAAGCAATTCAGTTGTTTAAGGTGATGCAGATTGAGAATGTGATGGCAGACGAAGTGACAATTGCTTGTGTTGCTTCTGCATGTGGGCATTTGGGTGCACTAAACCAGGGGAAGTGGGTACACGCTTACTGTGAAAGGAATCGAATCAAGATGAACCTTACTGTGAAGAATTCATTGATTGATTTGTATGCAAAGAGTGGCGATATTAATAAGGCTCTTGAAATTTTTCATAAGTTAATTCAACGGGATGTGTTCTCATGGAGTGTTATGATTTCTGGGCTTGCCATGAATGGTAAGTCTGATGAAGCACTGGACTTGTTCTCTGATATGTTATTGTCAAGTGATGTTGGACCAAATGATGTCACATTTCTTGGGGTGCTATCTGCTTGTAGTCATGGTGGGTTGGTGGAAAAGGGAATTTACTATTTCAATTTGATGACCAAAACGTATAACCTCACCCCTAGAATTGAGCACTATGGCTGTATGGTTGATCTTCTTGGACGTGCCAATCTTTTGGCAGAAGCAGAGAACCTTATCAGGGCAATGCCTATTGAGCCTGATGCTGTTATTTGGCGATCCCTGCTATTTTCATGTAAGATTAATGGGAATATTGAGTTGGCAGAGATTGCTGCGGGGCAGATTCTGGAGTTGGAGCCAAGAAAATGTGGAGCACATATTTTGTTGTCTAATACTTATGCTGCTGCCTCAAGGTGGAGTGATGTGAAGAGGGTTAGGAAAAGTATGAATGTTCATGGGATTCATAAACAGCCAGGTTGCTCCTTTGTTGAAATAAATGGTCTCATTCATGAGTTCTTTGTGGCGGACTGTAGACACCCACAAACTGATATCATACATGAAACTATCATTGCAATGCATCAACTTTTACAATCAGAGGGATATGTCTTagatacttttgattttttaacgaAGAGTTGGATGGAAGTTGATTAA